Genomic segment of Helicobacter sp. 12S02232-10:
TTATTCCTAAGGCTTCGCCTTTTAAGGGACAAGGGGGCTTAAATTGAAAAGTTTGCCCCTTATGTCCCTTAACAACGCTGTACCCCCCCCCATCACGCTTTTAAGAAAAAATCAAACCACAATTTTAACTTTTACATTAAAGCATTAGCAGATAAGAATAGGTTTTGGAAATTTGCATTTAAAAAGCGTGTAGTGGGCGATGTTCCGCAAGTTAGAACCCGCCCCCTCCTAAAGAAAAAATTTTAAAAAATAGAGATTTTTGTAAAAAACTATTCTTTCTCATTTACCATTTTGATGCCAAAACTTTCGAAATCTAAAATATTTTCATCAAGATAATAAATATTTTCTAATCCTGCTAGCACAAGCTCACTCCCATAAACTGAAGCAGTATGACCACTATAACAATGCAAAAGGATTTTTTTATCCTCATTTTCTTGAGCAATTTTAGCAATCTTATCCAAATCAACCACATTTAAAGTTCCCTTGATATGCGCTTGGGCGTGATCATAAGGATGTCGTATGTCGATAATTAAATAATCTTCAGGTTGAAATCCATCTAAATATATGGGATTGGCATAGCTTTTATTGTGTTTGCCTAAAAGTTTTTTATTTCTAATTTTTTCTTGATTCATTTTAATCCTCAATCAAATAATCTTTTTGTTATTTTATAATGTTTTGATAAGAACTCTCTCTCAGATTTGGTAAAATTATGAAATTTTTTCAAATCAAGGTATTCCCATAATGCAGGATTATGAATCGTTCAAACAAGAAGCCAAAGAATTTTTAGGAAAAAGGGTTTATGATGATTATTTAAGGAGATTTGTTTATGGCACGGACGCTTCATGCTATCGCTATATTCCCAAACTCATTATTAAAGCTCACAGCGAAAATGAGATTGTAAAAATTTATACTCTCTGTGCAAAATACAACATTCCCCTCACATTTAGGGCTGCAGGCAGTTCTCTTTCAGGACAAGCGTGTTCAGAAAGTGTGCTTGTGATTACATCTCACCATTGGGAAGATATCAATATTTCAAAAAATGCAGAATTGATCAGACTTTCATGTGGCGTGATTGGTTCAAAAGCAAATGAAGCCCTCAAACCCTATGGAAAAAAAATAGGTCCCGACCCTGCTACACTCACAACAGCAATGATTGGAGGAATTTTATCAAACAATTCCAGCGGAATGTGCTGCGGAGTCAAGCAAAACAGCTATAACACGCTTGTCTCTTTGCGTATTATTTTATCTGATGGCACACTATTGGATACATCAGACAAAAAAAGTGTGGAAGAATTTTTAAAAACTCATTCTCATCTCACGGAGGGACTCTTAAAATTAAGGGAAGAAATCTTAGCTGACAAAGAGCTTGAAAAATTGATTAGAAAAAAATATAAAATCAAAAATACCACCGGATATAGTTTGAATGCTTTGGTAGATTTTTCCGATCCAATTGAGATACTCAGTCATCTTTTTATCGGTTCTGAAGGTACCTTAGGCTTTATATCTGCTTGCGAATATGAATGCGTGCAAGATCTACCGCATAAAACCTGTGCGTTATTATTTTACAAAGATATGGAGAAAGCAGCAAAAGTTATCAAAATTCTAGCTGGTTTAAATTCTATCATCTCTGCAGCCGAAGTGATGGATTATGCCTCCCTAAAAAGTGTTCAAAACTTCAAAGGCGTACCTGAAATCATCTTTCAAATCCAACCAAATAACGCTTGCATTTTAATTCAAATAGAAAACAAGGATAAAGAAAATCTTTTAGAAAATGTAAATTTAATTCTTAGTGAAATCTCACACATTCCGACAATTTTACCCATACAAAAAAGTAGCGATGAAAAAATTTACTCTTCTTGGTGGAAAATTCGTAAAGGACTACTTCCAATCGCAGCAAGCACTAGAAGAAAGGGAAGTTGTGTCATCACTGAAGACATTTGTTTTGAAATCGATCATTTTGGAGCAGGTGTGGCAATGATTGAAAATCTCTTTGAAAAATACGGCTTTAAAGACAATGGTATCATTTTTGGCCACGCTCTAAGCGGAAATATTCATTTTATTATCACCCCTATTTTAGACAATAAAACTGAGCGTAAAAATTTTGAAAACCTAATAGAAGAAATGGCTAAAAATGTAGCTGGTTTTGGCGGTTCTATAAAAGCTGAGCACGGAACCGGCAGAATGGTAGCCCCTTTTGTAGAGATTGAATGGGGCAAAAAAGCTTATGAGATCAATAAAAAAATCAAACATCTTTTTGATCCCAAAAATCTCCTTAATCCTGATGTTATTATCTCAAATGATCCCAAAATTCACGTTAAAAATCTAAAAAATGCCACTGAAATAGAAGATTATATAGATACTTGTATGGAATGCGGATTTTGTGAAAAAATTTGTCCCAGCAAAAATCTCACCCTAACCCCAAGACAACGCATCGCTCTCCATAGGGAAATCAAACGTCTTGAAAATAGTGCTCTTGAGGGAAATATCAAAGATATGCAACTCCTCAAAGAGCTTCAAAGGGGTTATAAATATTTTAGCGATGAAACTTGTGCTGCGTGCAATATGTGCGCGACATTATGCCCACTTGAAATTCCGGTGGGTTCTCTTGCCTTAAACTCTAGAAAAGAAAATGCAAAAGGTTTTAGAGAAGTTCTTGCCCAAAAAATCCTAAATCATATGAAAAACACAACATCATTAGCAAGATTTGGTTTAGTTTCTGCAAAAACAACTTCTGATGTATTTGGTGAAAAAACCTTACAAAACTTGAGTTCAAAAATTAGAAATTTTACTTCCATTTTTCCTCAAATTCCAAAAAATCTACCCCAAAAAAATAATTACAAGCTCTCTAACAAACTCGCTTGCAAAGAAAATTCCCAAGTTATTTATTTTACTACCTGCATCAATCGCACTTTTGCACCTTCAAAACATATGCCCGATCAAAAAAGTATTCAAGAAACTTTTGAATCTCTTTGTAAAAAGGCAAATATCAGTGTCATCTATCCTGAAAAAATCCATTCTCTATGTTGCGGCAAAGCCTTTGTAGACTATAAAAAACTTTCAGTTCAAAATACAACCAAAAACTATGCAATGCTCAAAACCCTATCTCAAAATGGAAAAATTCCCATTGTGCTTGACCATACCGCTTGCAGTATGCATCTACTTGAACAATTCAAAGATTCAGAACTTAAAATTTATGACTTAAGTGTCTATATAGATAATTTTTTGATCCCTTATTTGCATTTCGCACCTATTTTAGAAAATATTGGGCTTTACACGATGTGTGCAGGAAAAAAAGCTAATCAAGACAACTTGATGTTCTCTCTAGCTAAACGTTGTACAAAAGGAGAGATTTTTATACATAAAGACACAGGATGTTGTGGTTTTGCCGGGAATAAAGGTTTTTTTACTCCCGAACTTAACGCTGCTGCCTTGGAAGATTTTTCAAAATTTTATTCCGACAAAAATGTAAAACAAGGATTTAGCAGCTCAAGTACTTGCGAAATCGGGTTGAGCGATAAAACAGGATTTTCGTGGCAACACATTGCTTATCTCATAGACTCCTGCACTACCTCAAGGGAGATTTCTTGAGTATATTAAAACATTTAGCAATCATAATGGACGGAAATGGCAGGTGGGCAAAACAAAAAGGTAAAATACGAACTCAAGGACATAAAGAGGGCATCAATACACTCAGAGAAATCACAACTTGGTGTGCAAAAAATAATATTGCTTACTTAACTCTTTATGCTTTTTCAACCGAGAATTGGAATCGTCCAAAAACTGAAGTTGATTTCTTGATGAAATTATTGGAAAAATATCTCATTCAGGAAAAACAAACCTATTTAGAAAACAATATCAGATTCAAAACCATAGGCAATATTGAAGCTTTTAACGAACCGCTCAAGCAGACAATTCAATCTCTTGAAGCAGATACTGCTACAAATTCATCCCTGACACAAATCCTTGCTCTAAACTATGGCTCACGAGATGAAATCAAACGTGCGTGCGAAAAAATCATTCAAACCAAAGCTTATTCCAAAGAATCGGATATGGGCAGTCTCATACAATCCCATTTGGATACAAAAGACATCCCTGATGTTGATTTACTCATACGCACAGGCGGTGAAATGCGACTTTCAAATTTTTTACTTTGGCAGGCAAGTTATGCTGAGCTTTTTTTCCCCCCGATATTGTGGCCGGATTTTACTTCCGATGATCTTGCTAAAATTATTCAAGATTTTAAAAATAGAACCAGAAGATTCGGAGGGCTTTAATATCAAATCAAAATTGTTTGTGATAAGATTCATTCAGCACTAAAATAGAAAAAACGGAAAAAATAATGGAACCTTCGCAAGCTCACTTAGTCTCTATTAATCATTTAAGTAAAAGCTATGGAAATTCACTTGTTTTAGATGATATCACTCTTTCTCTACCAAATAAAAAAATCATCGGACTACTCGGACCAAATGGAGCAGGTAAAACCACTTTTATCAAGATTCTAGCCAACCTTTTGACCCAATATCAAGGAGAAATTCTTATCAATGGACATAAACCCGGAATTGAAAGCAAAAAAGTAACCTCTTATCTTCCTGATGTAAATTTTTTAGATGAGAGTTGGAATGCTTTAAAAGCCGTTGATTTTTATGAAGATTTTTTTAAAGATTTTGAAAAACAAAAGGCTCTTTTCCTATTGGAAAAATTTCAAATTCCTCTGCAAAAAAGATTCAAAATCCTCTCTAAAGGTACAAAAGAAAAACTCCAACTAATCCTAACACTTTCACGAGAAGCCAAACTCTATTTATTTGATGAACCCATTGCAGGAGTGGATCCTTTAGCACGCCAAGAAGTTTTTGATTTGATTTTACAAAACCGTGCTTTGGATTCAAGTGTCATCATTTCAACTCATTTAGTTTATGATGTAGAAAAATACCTTGATTTATGTATTTTTATCAAAAATGGCAAAATCATTCGATTTGGAAATGTAGAAGATGTTCGAAATGGTTTTGGCAATCTTGAAAATGCCTTTAAGGAGATTTTTAAATGAAAAAACTACTTAAATACGATTTTTTAGACAATTATACGGGGATATTTCTCCTCAACGCATTGGTATTTTTCTCCATTATTGGCGTGAGTATTTTCTCAAAACTTGATCTTTATTACAATCTCTATCTGAAAACTTTCGTAATTATTTTTTATTGTGTCCTGTTTATGTCTTTACTCCTTTGGATTGTGCTAATTATATTGGCAATTTTAAATTCAATCAACAAGAAACTTTTTTCTTCTCAAGGTTATCTGACTTTTTGTCTTCCGTTGAGTATTGATATGATTTTAATTTCAAAAATTCTTATCAACTTGTTTTGGATAGTAATCAGCCTAAGTCTGTTCTATGTAGCCCTCTTTATTGGAGCGGTTATCAATCCTCATATGCAAGATATTATCGTTAATATTTATCGATTTTTCTTATCAAATCCACTCAATGCATTTTTGATACATTTAGATATATTTGCCTCCATCGCCTTGTCTTTGATTATGTTTTTATTTGTTTTGAGTCTGCTCAATATAGGAAAAATTAAAAAATATCGCTTTATTGTCGGAGTTTTTATTTATTTGGGCTTACAAGTTTTAATAGGCGTTATTACAAGTATCATTTGGGGTTTATTGCCAAATTTTTATACAAACTATCTCAATCAGTTATCTCTTTATAATTTCTTACAAATTTCTACAAATCAAACTCCGAATATCATTCTTTATATTTTAAATATAAGTATCAATGCAATACAAATTATCATTCTTTATTTTATCATTCG
This window contains:
- a CDS encoding rhodanese-like domain-containing protein encodes the protein MNQEKIRNKKLLGKHNKSYANPIYLDGFQPEDYLIIDIRHPYDHAQAHIKGTLNVVDLDKIAKIAQENEDKKILLHCYSGHTASVYGSELVLAGLENIYYLDENILDFESFGIKMVNEKE
- a CDS encoding FAD-binding and (Fe-S)-binding domain-containing protein codes for the protein MMQDYESFKQEAKEFLGKRVYDDYLRRFVYGTDASCYRYIPKLIIKAHSENEIVKIYTLCAKYNIPLTFRAAGSSLSGQACSESVLVITSHHWEDINISKNAELIRLSCGVIGSKANEALKPYGKKIGPDPATLTTAMIGGILSNNSSGMCCGVKQNSYNTLVSLRIILSDGTLLDTSDKKSVEEFLKTHSHLTEGLLKLREEILADKELEKLIRKKYKIKNTTGYSLNALVDFSDPIEILSHLFIGSEGTLGFISACEYECVQDLPHKTCALLFYKDMEKAAKVIKILAGLNSIISAAEVMDYASLKSVQNFKGVPEIIFQIQPNNACILIQIENKDKENLLENVNLILSEISHIPTILPIQKSSDEKIYSSWWKIRKGLLPIAASTRRKGSCVITEDICFEIDHFGAGVAMIENLFEKYGFKDNGIIFGHALSGNIHFIITPILDNKTERKNFENLIEEMAKNVAGFGGSIKAEHGTGRMVAPFVEIEWGKKAYEINKKIKHLFDPKNLLNPDVIISNDPKIHVKNLKNATEIEDYIDTCMECGFCEKICPSKNLTLTPRQRIALHREIKRLENSALEGNIKDMQLLKELQRGYKYFSDETCAACNMCATLCPLEIPVGSLALNSRKENAKGFREVLAQKILNHMKNTTSLARFGLVSAKTTSDVFGEKTLQNLSSKIRNFTSIFPQIPKNLPQKNNYKLSNKLACKENSQVIYFTTCINRTFAPSKHMPDQKSIQETFESLCKKANISVIYPEKIHSLCCGKAFVDYKKLSVQNTTKNYAMLKTLSQNGKIPIVLDHTACSMHLLEQFKDSELKIYDLSVYIDNFLIPYLHFAPILENIGLYTMCAGKKANQDNLMFSLAKRCTKGEIFIHKDTGCCGFAGNKGFFTPELNAAALEDFSKFYSDKNVKQGFSSSSTCEIGLSDKTGFSWQHIAYLIDSCTTSREIS
- a CDS encoding di-trans,poly-cis-decaprenylcistransferase — protein: MSILKHLAIIMDGNGRWAKQKGKIRTQGHKEGINTLREITTWCAKNNIAYLTLYAFSTENWNRPKTEVDFLMKLLEKYLIQEKQTYLENNIRFKTIGNIEAFNEPLKQTIQSLEADTATNSSLTQILALNYGSRDEIKRACEKIIQTKAYSKESDMGSLIQSHLDTKDIPDVDLLIRTGGEMRLSNFLLWQASYAELFFPPILWPDFTSDDLAKIIQDFKNRTRRFGGL
- a CDS encoding ABC transporter ATP-binding protein, which codes for MEPSQAHLVSINHLSKSYGNSLVLDDITLSLPNKKIIGLLGPNGAGKTTFIKILANLLTQYQGEILINGHKPGIESKKVTSYLPDVNFLDESWNALKAVDFYEDFFKDFEKQKALFLLEKFQIPLQKRFKILSKGTKEKLQLILTLSREAKLYLFDEPIAGVDPLARQEVFDLILQNRALDSSVIISTHLVYDVEKYLDLCIFIKNGKIIRFGNVEDVRNGFGNLENAFKEIFK